From a single Bryobacter aggregatus MPL3 genomic region:
- the rpoD gene encoding RNA polymerase sigma factor RpoD: MDTFDDQFQPEEAPEAIGLSFDEDPNFFAALEEESEEEEGQPQQEESIYTDDPVRVYLREMGAVPLLTREGEVTLARKMERGKVRAQKALSRSPLVHQMVLNLIEEVKRAQTDIDEVVDLGVDIEEGTAAQERKAKVVLEQFNQVVLLERKLQPLFDKWESAPAINKKLKKKALGKYNRARVDLSIGIRAVPWTLARWKQFTKSLEHAVEEMNHLATENEKLETGKQNPNVQSRVRELKREIKKREQIAAASLSDLRISLHNIRNGESEAERAKKDLVEANLRLVVSVAKKYVNRGLHLLDLIQEGNIGLMRAADKFEYRRGYKFSTYATWWIRQAITRAIADQSRTIRIPVHMNESMNKFLRATRELEKELGRAPTNEEIARRMDIPVEKVQKLKTISRDPVSLETPVGRDGESALGDLIEDRWVGSPVDAVIDANVREETANILKTLSPKEEKVIRLRFGIGCEREHTLEEIGQEFDVTRERIRQIEAKALRQLRSPERARHLRALLAAR, translated from the coding sequence GTGGATACGTTTGACGACCAATTTCAGCCAGAAGAGGCTCCGGAAGCCATTGGCCTGTCCTTTGATGAGGATCCTAATTTTTTTGCAGCTCTAGAAGAAGAGAGCGAAGAAGAAGAAGGCCAGCCTCAGCAAGAGGAATCGATATACACCGACGATCCCGTTCGCGTTTACTTGCGCGAAATGGGCGCTGTTCCGCTGTTGACTCGTGAAGGTGAAGTGACGTTGGCCCGCAAGATGGAACGAGGCAAGGTTCGCGCGCAAAAAGCGCTGAGCCGCTCGCCGCTGGTCCACCAGATGGTGCTGAATCTGATCGAGGAAGTAAAACGCGCGCAGACCGATATCGACGAGGTGGTCGATCTGGGCGTGGATATTGAAGAAGGAACCGCCGCTCAGGAGCGGAAGGCGAAGGTCGTTCTCGAGCAATTCAATCAGGTGGTTCTGCTCGAACGCAAGCTGCAGCCGCTTTTTGACAAGTGGGAGTCTGCTCCTGCGATCAACAAAAAGCTCAAGAAGAAGGCGCTTGGCAAGTACAACCGCGCTCGCGTCGATCTCTCGATCGGAATCCGTGCTGTGCCGTGGACTCTGGCCCGGTGGAAGCAGTTCACTAAGAGCCTCGAGCATGCTGTCGAAGAGATGAATCATCTGGCGACAGAGAACGAAAAGCTCGAAACCGGCAAACAAAATCCGAATGTCCAGAGCCGCGTTCGCGAATTGAAGCGTGAGATTAAGAAGCGCGAGCAGATTGCTGCCGCCTCGCTGTCGGATCTGCGGATTTCGCTGCACAACATTCGCAATGGCGAAAGCGAAGCCGAACGGGCGAAAAAAGATCTGGTGGAGGCGAACCTCCGTCTTGTGGTCAGTGTCGCCAAAAAGTACGTCAACCGTGGCCTGCACCTGCTCGATTTGATCCAGGAAGGCAACATCGGTCTGATGCGTGCCGCCGACAAGTTCGAATATCGCCGCGGCTACAAATTCTCGACCTATGCGACCTGGTGGATTCGCCAGGCTATCACCCGCGCGATTGCCGACCAGAGCCGTACCATCCGCATCCCCGTTCACATGAACGAGAGCATGAACAAATTCCTGCGAGCGACTCGTGAGCTCGAGAAGGAATTGGGCCGTGCTCCGACGAACGAAGAAATCGCGCGCCGGATGGATATTCCGGTGGAGAAGGTCCAGAAGCTGAAGACGATCTCCCGCGATCCGGTTTCGCTTGAAACTCCTGTCGGTCGCGATGGCGAGTCCGCACTGGGCGATTTGATCGAAGACCGCTGGGTGGGTTCTCCGGTGGATGCTGTGATCGATGCGAATGTTCGCGAAGAGACAGCGAACATCCTGAAGACCTTGTCACCAAAGGAAGAAAAAGTGATTCGCCTGCGCTTCGGAATCGGTTGCGAACGCGAACACACCTTAGAGGAGATTGGTCAGGAGTTTGACGTGACGCGCGAGCGGATTCGTCAAATCGAAGCCAAAGCACTCCGCCAGCTCCGCAGTCCGGAGCGGGCCCGCCATCTGCGTGCACTGCTCGCAGCCCGCTAG
- a CDS encoding CsgG/HfaB family protein, whose product MRTQIALLVVLSLVPASAQQPAGAVKKTPAKPAAVQSPLAKIVQMVEMKLPEAAVLNAIKSAGPLNPSADDFIRLKKAGASDNVIVALSGGEVPAAAAPVHTPAHAPSAAPAASPSSMNTDFATVSCARPVSSSKRVLAIDEFDYGTVRSQISAIFGTNVDLGKGILALLTKRLAEDGKYRIVERKNIQKVISEQDFGASNRVKQGTNAKIGRVQGADAILMGTITVFGSDTRKNNVNAGAITNGRLGGVLGSVNVGNRSDKAIVEISYRLIDAESSEVIAVGEARGESKRKSNGFGIAGFGNGNGGNVGTNMTSSNFQETIIGEATVDCINKLAAVANSKDQQVAGRSVEVEAKIAEIAGNKVYLAAGSNDGVQNCDRFEISRVIKEIKDPSTGEVLDLQTERIGDLLVVEVRDKISIAVFNGSSNPKVGYVAKKIM is encoded by the coding sequence ATGCGCACTCAAATTGCACTCTTGGTCGTGCTCAGTTTGGTTCCCGCCAGCGCGCAACAGCCGGCGGGTGCTGTCAAGAAAACCCCTGCAAAACCGGCTGCGGTGCAAAGCCCGCTGGCCAAGATCGTCCAAATGGTGGAGATGAAACTCCCGGAAGCCGCAGTCCTCAATGCGATCAAGAGTGCCGGTCCGCTCAACCCTTCTGCCGACGACTTCATTCGCCTGAAGAAGGCGGGCGCAAGCGACAACGTCATTGTGGCGCTCAGTGGCGGCGAAGTTCCTGCCGCAGCCGCGCCGGTACACACTCCGGCGCATGCGCCGTCCGCCGCCCCGGCAGCGTCCCCAAGCAGCATGAACACCGACTTTGCAACCGTCTCCTGCGCCCGGCCAGTCAGCTCCAGCAAGCGCGTCCTGGCCATTGATGAATTCGATTACGGCACAGTCCGCAGCCAGATCTCCGCCATTTTCGGCACCAACGTCGATCTCGGCAAGGGCATCCTCGCGCTGCTCACCAAACGGCTGGCCGAGGACGGCAAATACCGGATTGTCGAGCGCAAGAATATCCAGAAGGTGATCTCCGAGCAGGACTTTGGCGCCTCCAATCGCGTCAAGCAGGGGACCAATGCGAAGATCGGCCGCGTCCAGGGCGCAGACGCCATCCTGATGGGAACGATTACAGTCTTCGGGTCGGACACGCGGAAAAATAATGTCAATGCCGGAGCCATCACCAATGGACGGCTTGGCGGAGTACTGGGCAGTGTCAATGTGGGCAATCGTTCTGACAAAGCGATCGTCGAAATCAGCTACCGCCTGATCGACGCCGAATCGAGTGAAGTCATTGCCGTCGGTGAGGCGCGCGGGGAATCCAAGCGCAAGTCCAACGGCTTCGGGATTGCGGGTTTCGGCAATGGCAACGGCGGAAACGTCGGCACCAATATGACGAGTTCCAACTTCCAGGAAACGATCATCGGGGAAGCCACCGTCGATTGCATCAATAAGCTGGCCGCCGTGGCCAATTCCAAGGATCAGCAGGTCGCAGGCCGGAGCGTTGAGGTGGAGGCAAAGATTGCCGAGATCGCCGGCAACAAAGTCTATCTGGCGGCTGGAAGTAATGACGGCGTCCAAAATTGCGATCGATTTGAAATCTCTCGAGTGATCAAGGAGATCAAGGATCCATCGACCGGCGAAGTGCTCGATCTGCAGACTGAACGGATTGGCGACTTGCTGGTGGTCGAGGTGCGCGACAAGATCTCCATCGCAGTCTTCAACGGTTCTTCCAACCCGAAGGTGGGCTATGTTGCTAAGAAAATTATGTAG
- the kdpB gene encoding potassium-transporting ATPase subunit KdpB, translated as MSKKHQSLFANPEILRGAVMDSLRKFHPRHQLKNPVMFVVFVGSILTTGIAIKDLSSFSAWIALWLWFTVLFGNFAEAIAEGRGKAQADTLRKSRSNVMAKKLSVPQYGASFVATSSAALVRGDVLLVEAGDFIPIDGEVIEGAATVDESAITGESAPVIRESGGDRSSVTGGTRVLSDWLVIRVTSMPGETFLDRMIGLVEGATRQKTPNEIALTILLASLTIVFLLATVTLQPFSAFAVSEAGKGAPATVTVLVALLVCLIPTTIGALLSSIGIAGMDRMLQANVIAMSGRAVEAAGDVDVLLLDKTGTITLGNRQAVAFLAAPGVTEAEVADVAQLASLADETPEGRSVVVLAKEKYGLRERDLHALGAHFVPFSAKTRMSGVDLNGREVRKGSIDAISAYLKARGGEVPVEMIRSAEEIARGGGTPLMVTSDGRAVGVIHLKDIVKGGIKERFGELRAAGIRTIMITGDNPLTAAAIAAEAGVDEFLAEATPERKLLLIREKQGEGRLVAMTGDGTNDAPALAQADVAVAMNSGTQAAKEAGNLIDLDSNPTKLIEIVQIGKQMLITRGALTTFSVSNDVAKYFAILPAAFAVTYPELNALNVMGLRTPESAILSAVIFNALIIVVLIPLALKGVQYRPLGAAALLQRHILLYGVGGLIVPFVGIKAIDLFLGLF; from the coding sequence ATGTCAAAGAAACATCAGAGTCTGTTTGCAAATCCCGAGATTCTCCGGGGCGCGGTGATGGATAGCCTGCGCAAGTTTCATCCCCGGCACCAACTGAAGAATCCGGTGATGTTTGTTGTGTTTGTCGGGAGTATCCTCACGACCGGAATCGCGATCAAAGACTTGTCCTCCTTCAGTGCCTGGATTGCTCTCTGGCTGTGGTTCACCGTTCTTTTCGGGAACTTCGCGGAAGCGATTGCGGAAGGCCGTGGCAAGGCGCAGGCCGATACCTTGCGCAAGTCCCGCAGTAACGTGATGGCGAAGAAGCTCAGCGTTCCACAATACGGAGCGAGTTTTGTCGCCACTTCGAGCGCTGCATTGGTCAGAGGCGATGTCCTGCTGGTGGAAGCGGGAGATTTCATTCCAATTGACGGAGAGGTGATCGAAGGTGCGGCGACGGTGGACGAGAGCGCGATCACCGGAGAGAGCGCACCCGTGATCCGGGAGAGCGGTGGCGATCGTTCCAGCGTCACCGGTGGCACCCGGGTGCTGAGTGACTGGCTGGTCATTCGTGTGACCTCAATGCCCGGTGAAACTTTTCTCGATCGCATGATCGGGCTGGTGGAAGGCGCTACCCGGCAGAAGACACCGAACGAGATTGCACTCACCATCCTGCTCGCGTCGCTGACCATTGTGTTCCTTCTTGCTACGGTGACGCTGCAACCCTTCTCTGCCTTTGCGGTGAGCGAAGCAGGGAAGGGGGCGCCGGCAACCGTAACCGTGTTGGTGGCGCTGCTGGTTTGCTTGATTCCAACTACGATCGGCGCGCTGCTGTCCTCGATCGGCATTGCCGGTATGGACCGCATGCTGCAAGCGAACGTGATCGCTATGTCTGGCCGTGCGGTGGAAGCCGCAGGTGACGTCGATGTTCTCCTGCTCGATAAGACCGGGACCATCACCCTCGGCAACCGGCAGGCGGTTGCTTTTCTTGCGGCTCCTGGGGTGACGGAGGCCGAGGTGGCTGATGTCGCGCAACTCGCCAGTCTTGCCGACGAGACACCGGAAGGCCGGAGTGTCGTGGTGCTGGCCAAGGAAAAGTATGGACTGCGGGAGCGCGATCTCCATGCGCTCGGGGCCCACTTTGTTCCCTTCAGCGCCAAGACCAGAATGTCGGGCGTCGATCTGAATGGCCGCGAGGTTCGCAAAGGCAGCATCGATGCGATCTCTGCCTATCTGAAGGCTCGCGGCGGCGAAGTGCCTGTCGAGATGATCCGTTCGGCGGAGGAGATCGCACGAGGGGGCGGCACTCCTCTGATGGTGACTTCCGATGGCCGCGCGGTCGGTGTGATCCACCTGAAGGACATCGTCAAGGGCGGCATCAAGGAGCGCTTCGGTGAGTTGCGCGCGGCTGGGATCCGCACAATCATGATCACCGGCGATAATCCTCTTACCGCGGCTGCCATTGCGGCGGAAGCTGGTGTGGATGAGTTTCTGGCCGAGGCCACTCCTGAGCGCAAGCTGCTTCTGATTCGCGAGAAGCAGGGCGAAGGGCGTCTTGTGGCGATGACCGGAGATGGTACCAACGACGCGCCGGCGCTTGCGCAAGCGGATGTGGCTGTTGCGATGAACTCGGGCACGCAGGCCGCAAAAGAAGCGGGAAATCTAATCGATCTGGATTCCAATCCAACGAAGCTGATCGAGATCGTGCAGATCGGCAAGCAGATGCTCATTACTCGCGGTGCGTTGACAACCTTTTCGGTTTCAAATGACGTGGCGAAGTACTTTGCCATTCTGCCGGCTGCCTTTGCCGTGACCTACCCGGAGCTGAATGCCCTCAATGTGATGGGCTTGCGAACCCCGGAGAGCGCCATTCTTTCGGCTGTGATCTTCAACGCGCTGATCATCGTTGTCCTGATTCCTCTGGCGCTCAAAGGAGTTCAGTACCGGCCGCTGGGAGCTGCTGCGCTGCTCCAACGGCACATTCTTCTCTACGGCGTTGGGGGGCTGATTGTCCCCTTCGTTGGAATCAAAGCAATTGATCTGTTCCTGGGACTGTTTTAA
- the nrdR gene encoding transcriptional regulator NrdR translates to MLCPFCAHLEDKVIDSRESKEGSNIRRRRECLSCQKRFTTYERIEEIPFMVVKKDGRRERFDRQKVLSGLLKACEKRPIPIPKLAELVDQVEAQMMNEAERELSSTAIGEMLMRSLKQLDKIAYVRFASVYRDFQDEEAFFNEIRRLIKDKGRF, encoded by the coding sequence ATGCTTTGCCCATTTTGCGCTCATCTGGAAGACAAAGTGATCGATTCGCGGGAATCCAAGGAGGGCAGCAATATCCGCCGCCGGCGGGAATGCCTGTCCTGCCAGAAACGCTTCACCACCTACGAACGCATCGAAGAGATTCCCTTCATGGTAGTGAAAAAGGACGGCCGCCGCGAACGCTTCGATCGGCAGAAAGTACTGAGCGGATTGCTCAAGGCCTGTGAAAAGCGGCCCATTCCTATACCGAAACTGGCCGAACTTGTCGATCAAGTAGAAGCGCAGATGATGAACGAAGCCGAGCGGGAACTCAGTTCTACCGCAATCGGGGAAATGTTGATGAGGAGTTTGAAGCAACTGGACAAGATCGCCTACGTTCGCTTTGCCAGCGTTTACCGGGATTTCCAGGACGAAGAGGCCTTCTTCAACGAAATCCGCCGGCTGATCAAGGACAAGGGGCGCTTCTAG
- the kdpF gene encoding K(+)-transporting ATPase subunit F, whose protein sequence is MELIGLFLSIGLLIYLVIALIHPERFS, encoded by the coding sequence ATGGAACTGATTGGACTGTTCCTCTCGATCGGGTTGCTGATCTATCTCGTGATCGCCCTGATTCATCCTGAGAGGTTTTCATGA
- the kdpA gene encoding potassium-transporting ATPase subunit KdpA yields the protein MTPNAWIQIGVFLLILLAAVRPLGAYMAAVYEGRMRWLGPLERWILRLCDARPDEEQNWRSYSIHWLCFHLWGLLVVLGILMTQQWHPWNPQGFGNLPFHTAFNIASSFVTNTNWQNYGGENTLSYFSQMAALTVQNFVSAAAGMVIIAALARGLTRKTTEQLGNFWVDLTRTTLYILLPLSLLLSVVLIQQGTIDNLDAYVKTSGGQVLPMGPAASQIAIKQLGTNGGGFFNANSAHPFENPTPLSNLFEVVSILLIPAALCYSFGRLIKDKRQGWALLATMLLIFVPLLILAVWSETVPIPNLEGKELRFGTVDSGIWAAATTAASNGSVNSMHDSFLPVGQFVTMFLMMLGEVVFGGAGSGLYGMVVFAIITVFIAGLMVGRTPEYMGKKIESFEMKMASIAILVPPMCVLVGTAVAVEHPQGVGGLLNHGPHGFSEILYAFTSMSNNNGSAFAGYGANTVLVNLMGGVIMLLSRFGVALPVLAIAGSLAAKKSVPPGLGTLPTHTPLFIGLLAGTVIIVGALAFLPALALGPVVEQLRMR from the coding sequence ATGACCCCCAACGCGTGGATTCAGATTGGGGTATTTCTCTTGATTCTGCTGGCGGCTGTCCGGCCACTTGGCGCCTATATGGCTGCTGTTTACGAGGGTCGGATGCGCTGGCTTGGTCCGTTGGAGCGTTGGATCCTCCGCCTTTGCGACGCGAGGCCCGACGAAGAACAGAACTGGCGTAGTTATTCGATTCACTGGCTGTGCTTCCATCTGTGGGGGCTTCTCGTCGTTCTTGGCATTCTGATGACCCAACAGTGGCATCCCTGGAATCCACAGGGTTTTGGGAATCTGCCCTTTCACACCGCGTTTAATATCGCGTCGAGTTTTGTAACTAACACGAACTGGCAGAACTACGGCGGCGAAAACACCCTCAGCTACTTCAGCCAGATGGCTGCGCTGACGGTACAGAACTTCGTTTCCGCGGCGGCGGGCATGGTGATCATCGCGGCGCTGGCCCGTGGTCTCACGCGCAAGACGACGGAGCAACTCGGCAATTTCTGGGTTGACCTGACGCGCACCACTCTCTACATCCTGTTGCCGCTGTCCCTGTTGCTTTCCGTGGTGCTGATCCAGCAGGGAACCATCGACAACTTGGACGCTTATGTGAAAACCAGTGGAGGTCAGGTACTTCCCATGGGCCCGGCCGCTTCACAGATTGCTATCAAGCAACTCGGGACCAATGGCGGTGGCTTCTTCAATGCCAATTCCGCGCACCCATTTGAGAATCCCACTCCGCTCTCGAATCTATTTGAGGTGGTTTCGATTCTGTTGATTCCGGCTGCCCTCTGTTACAGCTTTGGGCGCTTGATCAAAGACAAGAGGCAAGGATGGGCCTTACTTGCCACGATGCTTCTGATTTTCGTTCCCCTGCTCATTCTTGCGGTCTGGAGCGAGACGGTTCCGATTCCGAACCTGGAAGGGAAAGAACTGCGCTTCGGGACTGTCGATTCCGGCATCTGGGCGGCAGCCACCACGGCGGCCTCCAACGGCAGCGTCAATTCGATGCATGACTCTTTCCTGCCTGTGGGCCAGTTCGTCACGATGTTCCTCATGATGCTGGGCGAAGTGGTGTTCGGCGGGGCGGGATCAGGCCTTTACGGCATGGTGGTCTTCGCCATCATCACGGTGTTTATCGCCGGGCTGATGGTGGGGAGAACGCCGGAGTACATGGGCAAGAAGATTGAATCTTTTGAGATGAAGATGGCTTCGATTGCGATTCTGGTGCCGCCGATGTGCGTGCTGGTGGGGACCGCCGTGGCGGTGGAGCATCCGCAAGGTGTGGGCGGTTTGTTGAACCATGGGCCGCATGGCTTCAGCGAAATTCTCTATGCCTTCACTTCGATGAGCAACAACAACGGGTCAGCCTTTGCCGGTTATGGCGCGAACACGGTGCTGGTGAATCTGATGGGAGGCGTGATTATGTTGCTGTCGCGCTTTGGGGTGGCGCTTCCGGTTCTGGCCATCGCGGGCAGTCTCGCGGCGAAGAAGTCTGTCCCGCCCGGCTTGGGCACCCTGCCCACGCATACGCCTTTGTTCATTGGCCTGCTGGCAGGCACCGTGATCATCGTCGGCGCCTTGGCCTTCCTGCCTGCGCTGGCTTTAGGCCCGGTGGTTGAGCAATTGAGGATGCGCTAG
- a CDS encoding serine/threonine protein kinase: MDSQTQEWLNQLLAYSNQLPAEQREEALRQACSGREDLFDVALQMLKSGQSPTKTMAPARNAQMIGPYRVLRELGKGGMGVVYLAVRDDGAFRKNVAIKLLRGDAVTAEFIERFRNERQVLANFDHPNIARILDGGDTADGMPFYVMEYVEGRPIDRYCDEDKLSLNDRLHLFQKLCGAIHYLHQNQVIHRDLKPANILVSTEGVVKLLDFGIAKQLGPSSLELTTADGTPLTPAYASPEQFTGRADARSDIYTLGVILYLMLTGRLPDQATIKPPSESIREDFQRTVETTKQLKKRIMGDLDAVVLKSMHRESRQRYGSALEFSEDLDRFLSGQPVLARGGSGLGSKKLAIAAVAAITVLGLGGGGYYYTTKHQPEAKVQKPVVEQPPQQQPLQEQPRPQEPGKEEPRKPEPANLNPAKQEPLKQEPVKHEPVRSSTVAATQAPRQEAIAQQLPSQRPPETTPKTTTQSAPPAPIPEGLEEARDRYASIAGRVAATEQLFNKSKSDLEAKGLSIRADTLSRVTSMKLNLEQAKQDLDRGNVAGALKNLTAAEAQSVRVSREFGR; the protein is encoded by the coding sequence ATGGACTCTCAAACTCAGGAATGGCTCAACCAGCTACTCGCATATAGCAATCAACTGCCCGCCGAGCAACGGGAAGAAGCGCTCCGGCAGGCCTGCAGCGGGCGGGAAGACCTTTTTGACGTTGCGTTGCAGATGCTGAAGTCGGGCCAATCGCCCACCAAAACCATGGCGCCGGCCCGCAATGCTCAGATGATCGGCCCCTACCGGGTGTTACGCGAGCTCGGCAAAGGCGGCATGGGTGTCGTCTATCTGGCGGTGCGCGACGACGGGGCTTTCCGCAAGAATGTCGCCATCAAGCTGTTGCGCGGCGATGCCGTCACCGCAGAATTCATCGAGCGTTTCCGGAACGAGCGCCAGGTGCTGGCGAATTTCGACCATCCCAATATTGCGCGTATCCTTGATGGCGGCGACACCGCCGACGGGATGCCGTTCTATGTGATGGAGTACGTCGAAGGCCGTCCGATTGATCGCTATTGCGACGAAGACAAGCTGAGCCTCAACGATCGGCTCCATCTGTTCCAGAAGCTCTGCGGGGCCATCCACTACCTGCACCAGAACCAGGTGATCCACCGCGACCTCAAGCCGGCAAATATTTTGGTGTCCACCGAAGGCGTCGTCAAGTTGCTCGATTTTGGCATCGCTAAGCAACTCGGTCCCTCCAGCCTTGAACTCACCACCGCCGACGGCACGCCCTTAACCCCGGCCTATGCGAGCCCGGAACAATTCACCGGCCGCGCTGATGCCCGCAGCGATATCTATACTCTCGGCGTCATCCTCTATCTCATGCTCACCGGACGCCTTCCGGACCAGGCCACCATCAAGCCCCCGAGTGAGAGCATCCGCGAAGACTTCCAGCGTACCGTCGAGACGACTAAGCAGTTGAAGAAACGCATCATGGGCGATCTCGATGCGGTGGTGCTGAAGTCGATGCACCGCGAATCGCGGCAACGCTATGGGTCGGCCCTCGAGTTCTCAGAAGATCTCGACCGCTTCCTGAGCGGCCAGCCTGTGCTGGCCCGCGGAGGCAGTGGACTGGGATCAAAAAAGCTCGCCATCGCCGCCGTAGCGGCGATCACCGTTCTCGGCCTGGGCGGGGGCGGCTATTACTATACGACGAAGCATCAGCCAGAAGCCAAGGTGCAGAAGCCGGTTGTGGAGCAGCCCCCCCAGCAACAACCGCTACAGGAACAGCCCCGGCCGCAGGAACCGGGGAAGGAAGAGCCGCGCAAGCCGGAACCCGCCAATCTCAATCCTGCCAAGCAAGAACCGCTCAAGCAGGAACCTGTCAAGCACGAACCCGTTCGCAGCAGCACCGTGGCGGCCACCCAGGCCCCCCGGCAAGAAGCGATCGCGCAGCAACTGCCCTCGCAACGTCCGCCAGAAACGACACCCAAAACCACAACGCAATCCGCCCCCCCGGCCCCAATCCCGGAAGGTCTTGAGGAAGCAAGAGACCGTTATGCCTCCATTGCAGGCCGCGTGGCAGCAACCGAACAGTTATTCAATAAATCGAAGTCCGATCTCGAAGCGAAAGGATTGTCGATCCGCGCCGACACCCTTTCTCGCGTGACTTCGATGAAGCTCAATCTCGAACAGGCAAAACAGGATCTCGATCGAGGCAATGTCGCCGGCGCACTCAAGAATCTGACCGCGGCTGAAGCGCAGTCCGTTCGTGTCAGTCGAGAATTTGGCCGATAG
- a CDS encoding outer membrane beta-barrel protein, translated as MRTIVLMMWGTVLLAQTPTEKLLLEKIAQLERRLAALEAAPAAKLSVPPLPEVKKAAEVEQAPATTLNFYLDGYYGYNFNRPADGKNELRAYDVSHNSFTLSQGTVVIERAASLAAKRYLGARLDLQFGQATQTLQGNRLNEPRPAIYRNIFQAYGTVIAPVGKGITVDMGKFASSLGIETNYAKDQMNYSRSYFFNFLPYYHMGLRTSYPVSEKINATYWLVNGANQTEDFNRFKSQAVILSFTPTAKLGGNLNYYAGRETPGGRSGRLQILDTYWNWNVNSKWTLAAEADYVIHRLLPNDAPKRVTGGAVYARYRFHPRWSVASRYTLLNDKGGLFSGQSQNLRDFTLTSTFEMAEGFQMRWEYRRDMSNHRYFRSDSPGEFRKQMDTALLGLVWWFGGKQGAW; from the coding sequence GTGAGAACCATTGTTCTGATGATGTGGGGGACTGTGCTCTTGGCGCAGACCCCAACGGAGAAGCTGTTGTTAGAGAAGATTGCACAATTGGAGCGAAGGCTGGCTGCGTTGGAAGCAGCGCCCGCCGCCAAGCTCAGCGTGCCGCCCCTCCCTGAGGTCAAGAAGGCGGCGGAGGTCGAGCAGGCCCCTGCCACTACCTTGAACTTTTATCTGGATGGCTATTACGGATACAACTTCAACCGCCCGGCGGACGGAAAAAATGAGCTGCGTGCCTATGATGTTTCGCACAACTCGTTCACGCTCAGCCAGGGTACTGTGGTGATCGAGCGCGCGGCTTCGCTTGCCGCGAAGCGCTACTTGGGGGCTCGCTTGGACCTGCAGTTTGGACAGGCCACCCAAACGCTGCAGGGCAATCGTTTGAATGAGCCACGTCCGGCGATCTATCGAAATATCTTTCAGGCTTATGGGACTGTGATCGCTCCGGTGGGGAAGGGGATCACGGTCGATATGGGCAAGTTCGCTTCATCGTTGGGGATCGAAACGAATTATGCGAAAGATCAAATGAACTATTCCCGGAGTTACTTCTTCAATTTTCTGCCTTACTATCACATGGGCCTGCGCACCAGCTATCCAGTCTCAGAGAAAATCAATGCGACCTATTGGTTGGTGAATGGGGCGAATCAGACAGAGGACTTCAATCGCTTCAAGAGCCAGGCGGTCATTTTGAGCTTTACTCCGACGGCGAAGCTCGGGGGGAATCTGAACTACTATGCGGGACGTGAGACTCCTGGAGGACGCTCTGGCCGGCTTCAGATTTTAGACACATACTGGAACTGGAACGTGAATTCAAAATGGACTCTCGCGGCGGAAGCAGACTACGTCATCCATCGTCTGCTGCCGAACGACGCGCCGAAGCGGGTGACCGGGGGCGCTGTCTATGCACGGTATCGCTTTCATCCGCGATGGTCTGTTGCCTCCCGTTACACGCTCTTGAACGACAAAGGCGGCTTGTTCAGCGGCCAATCCCAGAACTTACGCGACTTTACACTGACCTCGACTTTTGAAATGGCAGAAGGCTTCCAGATGCGGTGGGAGTACCGGCGTGACATGTCGAATCATCGATACTTCCGCAGCGATTCGCCTGGGGAGTTCCGCAAGCAGATGGATACAGCCCTGCTGGGACTCGTTTGGTGGTTCGGAGGCAAGCAGGGCGCTTGGTAG
- the kdpC gene encoding potassium-transporting ATPase subunit KdpC — MKMIREGLFVSLRAFVLFTLLTGLAYPFLVLLIGQLGFRAQAQGSLITAKGAVLGSEWIGQNFEQEQYFWPRPSATSPKAYNGEASSGSNFGPLHPDLKKAFAERKAALQAANPDSSGPVPLDLLTASGSGLDPHISPEAARYQVARVARARHLSVDEVQQVVDRFTQGRQLGFLGEERVNVLKLNLALDGVL; from the coding sequence ATGAAGATGATAAGGGAAGGTCTTTTTGTATCTCTGCGTGCGTTTGTACTTTTCACGCTACTCACCGGATTGGCATATCCGTTTCTGGTTTTACTCATTGGACAACTGGGTTTTCGCGCGCAGGCGCAAGGGTCTCTGATCACTGCCAAGGGCGCGGTGCTGGGCTCGGAATGGATTGGGCAGAATTTCGAGCAGGAGCAGTACTTCTGGCCCCGTCCTTCTGCCACCTCGCCGAAAGCCTACAACGGAGAAGCGAGTTCCGGATCGAACTTTGGACCGCTACATCCGGATCTGAAAAAGGCTTTTGCCGAGCGCAAGGCGGCCTTGCAAGCGGCTAATCCGGATTCCTCCGGCCCTGTGCCTCTGGATCTGCTGACCGCCTCAGGCTCGGGACTCGACCCGCACATCAGCCCGGAGGCGGCCCGATACCAAGTTGCGCGTGTGGCGCGGGCCCGACATTTGTCCGTTGATGAGGTGCAGCAGGTGGTGGACCGCTTTACGCAAGGGCGCCAACTCGGCTTTCTCGGAGAGGAGCGCGTGAATGTTCTGAAACTGAATCTTGCTCTTGATGGGGTGTTGTAA